Part of the Candidatus Methylomirabilota bacterium genome is shown below.
TCAGCGGGCGCTCCGGGCAGCCTCCACGAGGCGCCGCACCCGGGCGGCATCCACGGGATTGCTCACGAGGCCGTCACGCTTGACCGCGGTCCCCACGATGAGACCGTCCGCGACGGCGAGCAGCTCGCCGGCGGTCTCCGCGGTGACGCCGCTGCCCACGAGGAGCGGGACCGCGCCCACCGCGTCGCGCACGCGCTTGAGATCGCCCGGCTCGGTGGGGGAACCGGTCGCCGCGCCGGACACGATGAGGGCGTCGGCGAGCCCGCGCTCCACGCAGTCACGCGCCTCCTGCTCGATCGAGACCTGGGCCAGGGGCGCCGCGTGTTTCGTCTGCACGTCGGCGAGGATCTTCACGTCGGCGCCGAGGAAGCGCCGAGCGCGGAGCAGATCGTGGGCGCCGCCCTGGATGATGCCCTGGTCGGTGAGCACCGCGCCCACGTGCACGTTGACCCGGATGAATCGGGCACCTGCCGCCAGCGCCACCGCGAGGGCGGACACGCCGTCGCTGCGCAGGACGTTGACGCCGAGGGGCAGCCGCACCACGCGCGCCACCTCGCGGGCCGCCGCCACCATCGCCGCCACCGTCTCCGCCCCGACGCGGCCGCCCGTGAACGGGGCGTCGCCGAAGTTTTCCACGAGGAGCGCGTCGACGCCGGCGGCGGCCAGCGCCTCGGCGTCTCGGAGGGCGGCGGCGACCACGCCCTCCATGCTTCCGGCCCAGCGCGGGCTGCCGGGCAGGGGCGGCAGGTGCACCATGCCGATCACGCCGCGCGGCACTCCGATGATCGCCGCGAGCCCCGGACGAGCCGACATGTCGAGATGATATCATTTGCTTGAAATGACTCCTCGTGAAGGGCCCGAGCCGGCGCGCGTCTTCTACGGCTGGTGGGTGGCCCTGGCCTTCGTGGTCACCGTGTTTCTGTCGACGGGCATCCGGTTCACGGTGGGCCCGTTCCTCAAGCCGATCGTCACCGACCTCGGGCTGGATCGAGGGAGCTTCTCCCTGGTCGTCTCCCTTTCACTCTTCCTCTACGGCGCGCTGACGCCGGCGGTCGGTGCGCTCGTCGACCGGATCGGATCGCGCGCGGTCTGCGCCGCGGGTGGTGTGATCATCGCGGCGTCGCTCGCGCTGTCCGCGCGCATGACCAGCTACTGGGAGTTCGTTCTCTACTACGGCGTGCTCGCCTCGCTGGGCCTGGCCGCCACCGGCCACGTCGTCGCCTCGGCGACGCTCACGCGCTGGTTCGTGCGGCGCCGCGCCACCGCGCTGAGCGTGGTGGGCGCCGCCGGCATGGCCGGGATCTCGCTGCTGGTGCCGGTGGTGATGTGGGCGATCCTCACGTTCGGCTGGCGCGGCGCGTGCCTCCTCCTCGGCACGACCGCGCTCGCGGTGATCCTCCCCCTCTCGCTGCTGGTGCTCCGGGATACGCCGGAGGCCTTGGGTCTCACGCCCGACGGCGATCCGGCCCCGCCGGAGGGCGCGTCCGTCGCCGGCCTCGAGCGGACTCGCGTCGGGGCGGCGCTGCGGACTCCCGCCTTCTGGCAGCTCGCGGGCGGGCTCAGCACGTGCGGCTTCTCCATGAGCCTAATCGCCTCGCATGGCGTGCCCATGCTGACGGATCACGGCTTCCACGCCATGACCGCGTCCTCCGCGGTGGGACTGCTCGGGCTCACGAGCATCGGCGGTGCCCTCGGCGTCGGCCTGCTCTCCGACCGCATCGGCCGTCAGCCCGTGCTCGCCGCCCTGTACCTCGTCCGGGCGGCCGGGTTCGCGCTGCTCTTCCTGGTTGGAGATCCCGCCCTGCTCCTTGCCGTGGCCGCGCTGGGGGGCGTGGCGATGTCCGGGAGCATCGCGCTCACCTCGTCGATGACGGGAGACCTGTTCGGACGGCTCTCGGTCGGCTCCATCTTCGGCACGATATTCCTCGCGCATCAGACGGGCTCGGCGCTGGGCGCCTGGCTCGGCGGCGCGCTCTTCGACGCCACCGGCGGCTACGGGGCGGCGTTCGCGGTCGCCTGCACGCTGCTGCTGATCGGCGCCGGGCTCTCCCTCACGATCGGCGCGGCGGCGAATCCGGCAGAGCGGACGGTGCCGGCGCCGCGTCCCGTCGCCGGCGGCCGGTGAGGACCAGTCCGCCGGCGCCCACCTCGCTGCCGGCTCGCCTGCGCGCCCTCCTGGCGCGGTGGTCGGGGCAGGCGGAGCCCCCCAAGCGCGCGCTCGTCCTGGCCGGCGGCGGGGTGATCGGCGGCATGTACGAAGTGGGCGCGCTGGCCGCGCTCGACGAGGCCCTCCCCGGCTTCCGCGCGAACGACTTCGACCTCTACGTCGGGTCGAGCGCGGGCTCGGTGGTGGCCGCGCTCATGGCCAATCAGATCCGTCCCCTCGACCTCTACGCGATCCTCGACGAGAGCCGGGAGGACGCGCTCAACTTCCACAGCGGCTCGGTGTATCAGCGCGGCGCGATCGCCGACGCGGGGCGTAGCTTCCTGCGGCTGATCTGGGCGGTGGGGAAGCAGCTGACCACGAACTTCCGGCTCGACTGGCCCGACATCCTCGCGCGGAGCCGGCCCGACATGCCCGCGGGCTTCTTTTCCGTGCGGCAGCTCGAGGACTTCATCCGGCGCGCGTTCGCGACCAGGGGGCTCGCCAACACCTTTCCCGAGTGTCCGCGGCCGCTGCTCATTCCCGCGATGGATCTGGACCGCGCCCGCCGCGTGGTGTTCGGCACGGGCCGCTTCGTGGACACGCCCATTTCGGAGGCCATCGCGGCGTCCTCGGCCATCCCCGGCTTCTTCGAGCCCTTCCGCGTCGACGGACGCGACTACGTGGACGGCGACGTCGGCAACACCGGACATGCCGACCTCGCGGTCGAGGCGGGCGCGCGCCAGCTCGTGATCATCAATCCGCTGGTGCCCCTCCGCTCGGACGGCGAGGGGCCGGTGTCGCGCTATCTCCGAGGGCAGGGGCTCTACGGGATCCTGGAGCAGGTGGGCCGGATCAACAGCCAGAGCCTGCTCGAGCTCGGGTTGCGCGAGCTGTCCTTGCGCCATCCGAGCCTCGAGATCCACCTGGTGCAGCCGTCCAGCGGCGACACGCCGCTGTTCGGGCCGTCCATGGGCTTCGAGGCAAGCCGCCAGGCGCTCCGATTCGGCCGCGAGTCCGTGGGCGAGTGGCTGAGGGGCGAGGGGAACGGGCTACGGCGCGCCTTCGCATCCGCCGCGGTCCGCTGAGTCGTCAGCGGAGCACGAGCGTCATGGCCACCGGATCGTCAGTCGGCCGCCACTGGCCGCCGCGCTCCTCCCACGTCCGGTAGGCGACCAGGAGCTTCTTGATGGCGACGTTCTCCGGGGCCAGCGCCGCCGCGCGCTCGAAGGCGGCGCGCGCGCGGGCCGTGTCGTAGATGCGGGCCGCCGCGGCGCCGAGCAGATACTGCGCCCGGGGGCTCTTGGGATCCGCGGCCGCCGCGCGCTCCGCGAATTCGAGGGCGCGCCCATAGCGGTTGAGCCGAAGCGACGCGGCGGCCGCGCCCTCCAGCGCAGCTGCGTACCCGGCGTCCCGCGCCAGTGCGTCCTCGAACTGCGCGAGGGCCTGTCGCATCATCGCCTGCCGCGCGAGGGCGAACCCGACCGCGGTCCGGGCGTCGGGCGTCGCGAGGAGCGCCTGACCCTCGCTGGAGAGCAGGGGCAACGCGACGCGCTGGGCGCCCGTGACGAGCATGCCGTTGCTCTCGGCGGTGTTGAGATAGAGGGACCGCGGAGCGGAGAACTCTAGCGGAAGACGATCGTCGGTATTGAGCTGGGCGTCGGCGACGAGGCGCGCCGTGTCCTCGGTGCCGAGCCGGAAGTAGCTCAGGAAATCGGGCCAACCGGGTGTCGGGCCGAAGAGGCGCCGCGCCGCCGGATTGCCAGCGAGCCGCTCCTGCACGGCGCGGAGATCGACGGGACGCGGCTCGACCGATCCCACGAGGAGGAAGTCGCCGGGGGTGGCGGCCCAGACAGCCGTGGCGCGAAAGACCGAGGCGAAGGTGCGGATCACCATCTTCAGGTCCTCGGCCTCGAGCGCGTACGCCTGCACCCACTGCACCATCACGCCGCCCGGCTGGAGGCGGTCGCGCGCGTGCTGGAACATCTCGACGGTGAAGAGCGATGCGAGCCCGCCGATCCAGGGATTGGAGGGCTCGGACACGATCACGTCGTAGCGGCGGGGCGTGATCAGCAGGTAGTTCCGCCCATCGGCGATGGAGACGTGGACCTTGGGGTTGTCGAGCACGTTGGCGTTGAACGCGCCGAAGAAGCGCGCGGCCTCCACCACCGACGGCTCGATCTCCACGAGATCGAGCCGCTCCAGCGGATAGCCGGTGATGGCGCCCGCGGTGACCCCGCTGCCGAGGCCGATGACGAGCGCCTGCTTGGTCGTGGGATGCAGGAGCATCGGCAGATGGCCCAGCATGAGCTGGGTGACGATGTCATAGCTCGTGGAGGCGTCGGTCTTTCCGTTCACGCGCAGGAAGAGGTTGTCGCTCTCCTGGTGGACGGTCACGGTGGCGGTCGGGCCGTCACGGTAGTAGAGGATCTGCTTGGGGACGGCGCGCGTCCTGAATTGCTCCCAGCCGAGGCGCTGGTACTGCTGCGCGTACACCGCCACGCCGCTCGACAGCACGTCCCGGCTCCACGCGGGAAGGAACCAGGCGCCCCCCGCGAGGGCGATGGCGAGCGCGGCGGCGAGCTGTCGCCGGCGGCGCACGGGGCGCGGCGGGCCCAGGAAGAGGGCGACAGCGAGCAGCAGGTTGCCGACCAGTGCCGCCCGGAACGACGCGTGAAGACCCAGGGCGGGGATCAGCACCAGGCCGGCGAGCGCGCTCCCCGCGATGGCGCCCAGCGTGTTCACGGCGTAGGTGCGCCCCACGTCCTCGCCGGCACGGCCCGCGCCCCCGGCGGCCGCGGACACCGCGCACGGAAACGTGGCGCCGATGAACAGCGTGCCGAGGAGCAGGGCGGCGATGGAGACCACGATCTGGGTGAGCTGAACCGCCGCCGGGGCATCCGAGTGGGCGAAGCCCCGGAGGAACAGGGCGGGGAGGCGATCGTACACGAGCATCGCTCCGGCGGTGGACAGCGCGATCGCCATCTGGAGCACGGCGAAGCGTCCGGGCGTGGCCGGGCGCCGGCCCCGTATCCACGAGTAAAGGGCGCTGCCACCCGCGATGCCGATGAGGAACGCGAGGAGCATGGCGGTGAACGCATAGGTGGAGCTTCCGATGATGAGGGCGAGCGCGCGGGTCCACCCAACCTCGTACACCATCGCGATGGCGCCGGAGACGCCCAGGGCGAGCACGGTCGCGCGGCCCTCGGGGGTGAGCGGAAGCGGCGCGGTGACGTCGACGGCGAGCACGGGAGCGGGCTCGGGGCGAAACCGCGCGTACCCGATGGCGAGCGCACCCACCACGAGATTCGCGGCGGCGGCGCAGGCAAGACTCCATCGATTCCCGATGGCCGGAAGCAGCAGATAGCCGGCGACCGCCACTCCTGCGACCGCGCCGAACGTGTTGATCGCGTAGAGGACGCCGACGGTGCGACCCAGCCGGCCGGGATCCCGCGTCAGCGCCTGGGCGAGCACGGGAAGCGTGCCCCCCATCAGGGTCGTCGGCACGAGGAGCACGAGGCCGACGAGGACGAACTGCACGAGCGTGAAGGTGCCGTACGAGAGGGCCAGGCCGCGGGCGAGAGCGAGGTAAGCCGCCGCGGCGGCCGCGAGAAGCAGGGGCAGCAGCGCACAGTAGACGCCGATCCCCACCTCGAGCCAGCCGTAGGCCGCGATGAGGTTCTTGAGCCGCGGCGCGCGCCGCGCGAGCAACCAGCTGCCGAGCGCGAGCCCCGCCATGAACGCCACCAGCACCGTGGTCGTGGCGAGCACGGTGTGACCGAACACGAGCCCGAGCATCCGCATCCAGACGATCTGGTAGACGAGGCCCGTCGCGCCGGAGAGGAAGAAGCAGATCGCGAGGAGGAGGAACACACGGGCATGAGCGGCGTAGGGGGGAGCCGGAGACTCGGCGGTCGCCATGGATGGGCTGCCACGACGATACCGCAGCCCACTGCTGAGTTCCAAAGGTTGCTGCCCGCGGTCGGCGCGGTGTATCCTCCGCCTGCGATGCCGACCCCGCCGGGCGTTGATGTGCTGGTCCTGCACGGGCCCAATCTCAACCTTCTCGGGACACGCGAGCCCGCGGTCTACGGCCGCACCTCCCTGGCCGAGGTGGACCGCCTGATCGCCCGCCACGCGGCCGCGCGCGGGACCCAGGTCACCTGCCGCCAGTCCAACCACGAAGGGCAGCTGGTGGAGTGGATCCAGAGCGCCGCGGCGGAGGGGTTTCACGCGGTCGTGATCAATCCGGGCGCGCTCACGCACTACTCGGTCGCGCTGCGCGACGTGATCGCGGCGGTGCGCGTGCCCGTGGTGGAGGTTCACCTCTCGAACATCCACGCGCGGGAAGAATTCCGCCGCCACTCCGTGACGGCGGCGGCCGCAGCGGGCCAGATCTCCGGCTTCGGCCCGTCGAGCTACGTGCTGGGACTGGACGCCGCGCTCCTCCTCGCAGGTCGCGCGGCCGCCGCGTCGCGTCCGCGGGCCCGACGTCCGGCCAAGCGGCGCGCGCGCGGTGAATGACGTCCCCGACACCCCCGTCCAACCGTCGTCCCGACACGTAGCGGAGCCGGACGAGGGGGACCTCATCCGCCGCTGCCAGGCCGGTGACGTGGCGGCGTTCGAGCCGCTCGTCGAGAAGTATCGCGGCCGCGTGTGGCGGCTGGCCTACCAGGTGCTACGGGATCGGGAAGAGGCGCTCGACTGCGCCCAGGAGGCCTTCGTACGCGCATTCCAGTCCTTATCGAGGTTCCGCGGCCAGTCCGCCTTCTACACGTGGCTGTTCCGGATCACGCTCAACGTGGCCACCGACCGACACCGCGCGAGGGGGGCGCGGGCGCGCGCCTTCGGCGCCGAGCGGGTGACGGAGGACGAGTGGGCGCGCAGCGCGACGGATGCCGGCCCGCGCCCCGACGAGGCGGCGGCGGGCATGGAGCGGCGCGAGCGCATCCGGCGGGCCCTCGATTCCTTGCCGCCCAAGGCACGAACGATTATCATGCTCAGTGATATCGAGGGGTTGTCCTACCGTGAGATCGCCCAGGTGCTGGATTGTCCCATCGGAACGGTGATGTCGAGGCTTCATAATGCGCGCCGGAGGCTCCGCGCGGCGCTCGGCCCCATGCTTGCCGCGCTGCTGTGGCTCGGCCTGACGCTCGTGCCCGGGCTGGCCGACGCCGAGCAGATGATCCGCTTCGGGATCCGCGTGCTCCAGGCCTCGTCCCCCGAGCGGCCCACCCCCGTCAGTCCCGAAGCCGAGGCCGACGAGCGCCTGCGGAAGATCCTGCCGCGCCTGCGGACGCTGTTCCGCTACACCGACTACACCACGCTGGATCGACAGCGCGCGGAGGTGCCACTGGGCACCCAGCAGCGCTTCCCGCTGCCCGGCTCGCGGCAGCTCGAGGTCACCCCCGATCAACTGCAGGGGCAGTCGCTCCGCATGAGGGTACGTCTGCTGCGCGGCGAGCAGCCCGAGCTCCGCACGATCATGTCGGTGGCGCCGGGCGCCCCTGCCGTCCTGGGCGGCCCGCCCCACGGCGACGGCGTGCTCATCATCATCCTGTGGGCGAATCCGAATCCCGACTGAGCGCCCGGTGACCGAGGAGCGCTACTTCCGCGAGCGGGCCCGCATCGAGCAGGGCCACCTCAAGTACCGCGACAAGCTGAAGGACGAGGGCAAGCTCTTCGTCCGCGACCGTCTCCGCCTCCTGCTCGATCCCGGCGCCGAGTTCCAGGAAGACTTCCTCTTCGCCCGAAACCAGGAGGCGGACACGCCCGCCGACGGCGTCGTCACCGGTGTGGGCACGGTGGGCGGGCGCGCCGTCTGCGTCATGGCCAACGACTACACCGTGAAGGCGGGGTCGTGGGGCGAGAAGACGGTCCAGAAGATCGTCCGCATCCAGGAGCGCGCCCAGCGCCTGCAGATCCCCCTCGTCTATCTGGTCGACGCCGCCGGAGGGCGGATCTCGGAGCAGATCAAGATCTTCCCCGGGCGCTATCACGCGGGGCGCATCTTCTACAACGAGGTCCAGCTCTCCGGCGTGGTGCCGCAGGTGTGTATCCTCTTCGGTCCCTCGCCGGCGGGCTCGGCGTATCTTCCCGCGCTCACCGATCTCGTCATCATGGTGGACGGCAAAGCCAGTCTCTACGTCGGCTCGCCCCGGATGGTCGAGATGGCCATCGGGGAGAAGACCACGCTCGAGGAGCTGGGCGGCGCGCGCATGCACTGCACGGTGTCCGGCTGCGGCGACGTGCTGGCCCCCTCGGACGAGGAGGCCATCGCGCTGGCGCGGCGCTATCTCGCCTTCATGCCCGACTCCTATCGGGCGCGGCCCGCGCGGGTCACCCCGGCGGGGGCGCGCACCGGACGCCCCATCGAGGAGATCGTCCCCTTCGACCAGCGGAAGTGGTTCGACATGTACGAGGTCGTCGATCGCGTCGTCGACGAGGGCTCGTTCTTCGAGGTCAAGCGCCTTTTCGCGCCCGAGATCATCGTCGGTCTCGCGCGCCTGGACGGACGTGCGATCGGCATCGTGGCGAATCAGCCGAAGGTCAAGGGCGGCGTCCTGATGGTGGACTCGTCCGACAAGGCGGCGCGGTTCATCAACCTCTGCAACGCCTTCAACAGTCCCCTCGTGTATCTGGCCGACGTCTCCGGCTTCATGGTCGGCAGCAAGGTGGAGCGCGCCGGCATCATCCGCCATGGCGCGAAGATGGTCTTCGCGACCTCGCAGGCCACCGTGCCGAAGATCTGCGTCGTCGTGCGGAAGTGTTACGGGGCCGGGCTCTACGCGATGTGCGGGCCCGCCTTCG
Proteins encoded:
- the aroQ gene encoding type II 3-dehydroquinate dehydratase; amino-acid sequence: MPTPPGVDVLVLHGPNLNLLGTREPAVYGRTSLAEVDRLIARHAAARGTQVTCRQSNHEGQLVEWIQSAAAEGFHAVVINPGALTHYSVALRDVIAAVRVPVVEVHLSNIHAREEFRRHSVTAAAAAGQISGFGPSSYVLGLDAALLLAGRAAAASRPRARRPAKRRARGE
- a CDS encoding sigma-70 family RNA polymerase sigma factor, producing MNDVPDTPVQPSSRHVAEPDEGDLIRRCQAGDVAAFEPLVEKYRGRVWRLAYQVLRDREEALDCAQEAFVRAFQSLSRFRGQSAFYTWLFRITLNVATDRHRARGARARAFGAERVTEDEWARSATDAGPRPDEAAAGMERRERIRRALDSLPPKARTIIMLSDIEGLSYREIAQVLDCPIGTVMSRLHNARRRLRAALGPMLAALLWLGLTLVPGLADAEQMIRFGIRVLQASSPERPTPVSPEAEADERLRKILPRLRTLFRYTDYTTLDRQRAEVPLGTQQRFPLPGSRQLEVTPDQLQGQSLRMRVRLLRGEQPELRTIMSVAPGAPAVLGGPPHGDGVLIIILWANPNPD
- a CDS encoding fused MFS/spermidine synthase codes for the protein MATAESPAPPYAAHARVFLLLAICFFLSGATGLVYQIVWMRMLGLVFGHTVLATTTVLVAFMAGLALGSWLLARRAPRLKNLIAAYGWLEVGIGVYCALLPLLLAAAAAAYLALARGLALSYGTFTLVQFVLVGLVLLVPTTLMGGTLPVLAQALTRDPGRLGRTVGVLYAINTFGAVAGVAVAGYLLLPAIGNRWSLACAAAANLVVGALAIGYARFRPEPAPVLAVDVTAPLPLTPEGRATVLALGVSGAIAMVYEVGWTRALALIIGSSTYAFTAMLLAFLIGIAGGSALYSWIRGRRPATPGRFAVLQMAIALSTAGAMLVYDRLPALFLRGFAHSDAPAAVQLTQIVVSIAALLLGTLFIGATFPCAVSAAAGGAGRAGEDVGRTYAVNTLGAIAGSALAGLVLIPALGLHASFRAALVGNLLLAVALFLGPPRPVRRRRQLAAALAIALAGGAWFLPAWSRDVLSSGVAVYAQQYQRLGWEQFRTRAVPKQILYYRDGPTATVTVHQESDNLFLRVNGKTDASTSYDIVTQLMLGHLPMLLHPTTKQALVIGLGSGVTAGAITGYPLERLDLVEIEPSVVEAARFFGAFNANVLDNPKVHVSIADGRNYLLITPRRYDVIVSEPSNPWIGGLASLFTVEMFQHARDRLQPGGVMVQWVQAYALEAEDLKMVIRTFASVFRATAVWAATPGDFLLVGSVEPRPVDLRAVQERLAGNPAARRLFGPTPGWPDFLSYFRLGTEDTARLVADAQLNTDDRLPLEFSAPRSLYLNTAESNGMLVTGAQRVALPLLSSEGQALLATPDARTAVGFALARQAMMRQALAQFEDALARDAGYAAALEGAAAASLRLNRYGRALEFAERAAAADPKSPRAQYLLGAAAARIYDTARARAAFERAAALAPENVAIKKLLVAYRTWEERGGQWRPTDDPVAMTLVLR
- a CDS encoding patatin-like phospholipase family protein translates to MRTSPPAPTSLPARLRALLARWSGQAEPPKRALVLAGGGVIGGMYEVGALAALDEALPGFRANDFDLYVGSSAGSVVAALMANQIRPLDLYAILDESREDALNFHSGSVYQRGAIADAGRSFLRLIWAVGKQLTTNFRLDWPDILARSRPDMPAGFFSVRQLEDFIRRAFATRGLANTFPECPRPLLIPAMDLDRARRVVFGTGRFVDTPISEAIAASSAIPGFFEPFRVDGRDYVDGDVGNTGHADLAVEAGARQLVIINPLVPLRSDGEGPVSRYLRGQGLYGILEQVGRINSQSLLELGLRELSLRHPSLEIHLVQPSSGDTPLFGPSMGFEASRQALRFGRESVGEWLRGEGNGLRRAFASAAVR
- a CDS encoding BtpA/SgcQ family protein, encoding MSARPGLAAIIGVPRGVIGMVHLPPLPGSPRWAGSMEGVVAAALRDAEALAAAGVDALLVENFGDAPFTGGRVGAETVAAMVAAAREVARVVRLPLGVNVLRSDGVSALAVALAAGARFIRVNVHVGAVLTDQGIIQGGAHDLLRARRFLGADVKILADVQTKHAAPLAQVSIEQEARDCVERGLADALIVSGAATGSPTEPGDLKRVRDAVGAVPLLVGSGVTAETAGELLAVADGLIVGTAVKRDGLVSNPVDAARVRRLVEAARSAR
- a CDS encoding MFS transporter, encoding MTPREGPEPARVFYGWWVALAFVVTVFLSTGIRFTVGPFLKPIVTDLGLDRGSFSLVVSLSLFLYGALTPAVGALVDRIGSRAVCAAGGVIIAASLALSARMTSYWEFVLYYGVLASLGLAATGHVVASATLTRWFVRRRATALSVVGAAGMAGISLLVPVVMWAILTFGWRGACLLLGTTALAVILPLSLLVLRDTPEALGLTPDGDPAPPEGASVAGLERTRVGAALRTPAFWQLAGGLSTCGFSMSLIASHGVPMLTDHGFHAMTASSAVGLLGLTSIGGALGVGLLSDRIGRQPVLAALYLVRAAGFALLFLVGDPALLLAVAALGGVAMSGSIALTSSMTGDLFGRLSVGSIFGTIFLAHQTGSALGAWLGGALFDATGGYGAAFAVACTLLLIGAGLSLTIGAAANPAERTVPAPRPVAGGR
- a CDS encoding acyl-CoA carboxylase subunit beta; the encoded protein is MTEERYFRERARIEQGHLKYRDKLKDEGKLFVRDRLRLLLDPGAEFQEDFLFARNQEADTPADGVVTGVGTVGGRAVCVMANDYTVKAGSWGEKTVQKIVRIQERAQRLQIPLVYLVDAAGGRISEQIKIFPGRYHAGRIFYNEVQLSGVVPQVCILFGPSPAGSAYLPALTDLVIMVDGKASLYVGSPRMVEMAIGEKTTLEELGGARMHCTVSGCGDVLAPSDEEAIALARRYLAFMPDSYRARPARVTPAGARTGRPIEEIVPFDQRKWFDMYEVVDRVVDEGSFFEVKRLFAPEIIVGLARLDGRAIGIVANQPKVKGGVLMVDSSDKAARFINLCNAFNSPLVYLADVSGFMVGSKVERAGIIRHGAKMVFATSQATVPKICVVVRKCYGAGLYAMCGPAFEPDAALALPQGQVAIMGPEPAVNAVYYNRIMELPEAERAAYVKAKRDEYAEDVDIYKLASEMLVDGIVAGRELRAELIKRLAYAESKQQEFPTRRNPILPV